CTGATCCCGTCCCCTCCGTGGACGCCCTCGTCACCGACCGGCCCGGACTCGCCCTCGCGGTGCTCACCGCGGACTGCGTGCCGGTCCTGCTCGCCGACCCCGTCGCCGGCGTCGTCGCCGCCGCCCACGCCGGGCGGCCGGGGATGGTCGCCGGGGTGGTCCCGGCCGCGGTGGCCCGGATGACCGAACTCGGCGCCCGCCCCGAGCGGATCGTCGCCCGCACCGGCCCGGCCGTCTGCGGGCGCTGCTACGAGGTGCCGGAGGCGATGCGGGCCGAGGTCGCCGCGGTCGAGCCGGCCGCGCACGCCGAGACCTCCTGGGGGACCCCCGCCGTCGACGTCACCGCGGGCGTGCTGGACCAGCTCGCCCGACTGGGCGTCACCGACGCGGTGGCGAGCGGGGTCTGCACCCTGGAGTCCCCGGACCACTACTCGTACCGCCGCGACCGCACCACCGGGCGACTCGCGGGATATGTCTGGCTGAACCGGGATGGGACATGACGG
The DNA window shown above is from Streptomyces showdoensis and carries:
- the pgeF gene encoding peptidoglycan editing factor PgeF, whose amino-acid sequence is MIGQRHDRNGAHFAFTDRWGGVSAVPYEELNLGGAVGDEPAAVLANRERAAAGLGLDPARVVWMNQVHGADVAVVDGPWGTDPVPSVDALVTDRPGLALAVLTADCVPVLLADPVAGVVAAAHAGRPGMVAGVVPAAVARMTELGARPERIVARTGPAVCGRCYEVPEAMRAEVAAVEPAAHAETSWGTPAVDVTAGVLDQLARLGVTDAVASGVCTLESPDHYSYRRDRTTGRLAGYVWLNRDGT